One Rhipicephalus microplus isolate Deutch F79 chromosome 4, USDA_Rmic, whole genome shotgun sequence genomic window carries:
- the LOC142814527 gene encoding uncharacterized protein LOC142814527 isoform X1, whose protein sequence is MDLEKLVALGEKMGLSGAELRKWVTQKEKEEKERAKEEKAAELEKERLAVERAKAEKEAEVERERLAAERAKEEKAAELERERLAAAREKEEREAKERQLKEEREQQLKLELEREKLAAERAREEREARERQLKEEREAEMAERERQRQHEIELERLRLQQRNETPVQARVESSEREDHGFRLNPSKLLVAFDERKDDLDAYLHRFETIARSQNWPEQQWATALSTCLSGEALSVYGRLTPTDAANYARVKAALLKRFRFTVEGFRDRFRTGKPADGETATQYAARLCHYFDRWIELSGTAQEYDELRELLIREQFLTSCHPSLSLYLKERKADSLEDMLELADQFLEAQGGTNLARVKKDCPDDSKKLAPEEKKRAPESIPRCFLCNRVGHRAKNCRTIFTSPTAVKCFKCGQTGHKADACRNGVSQTHQVSCVQAAPKSDNNAVTDGFVELKNGEKIPIVGAVMSKQPTGVTEGMPTLPGKIAGKKITVLRDTGSSTVIVRRNLVRERELTGRTKPVCLIDRTVRMLPEAEIEVETPYFSGKVTALCMTTPLYDLVIGNIDGARGPSDPECLGEDPKIEPSPTQRPRDTVEEHPVTELTRAQGEAAAQETAKEKTIVSNQFTGRATGLTSARPQPTDSEKETELASRAKCRGIIKRVNKQTGPVECNDALTVSEETTMAETTPQISSLERARRKRTWKHKKRSSEHRKKGRKRCSKYSG, encoded by the coding sequence ggttggcggtcgaaagagccaaagcggaaaaagaagctgaggtggagagagagaggttggcagctgagagggccaaggaagaaaaagcagctgagttggagagagagaggttggcagctgcgagagagaaagaagaaagagaggcaaaggagcgacagctgaaggaagaaagagagcagcaattgaagttggagctggagagagagaagttggcagccgaaagggcgagagaagaaagagaagcgagggagcgccagctgaaagaagaaagagaagcggagatggctgaaagggaacggcagcggcagcacgaaattgaactcgagcggctccgtttgcaacagcgaaacgaaactcccgtccaagctagagttgaaagcagcgaacgggaagatcacggcttccgcttgaacccaagcaagctgctcgtagcgtttgatgaaaggaaggacgacctagacgcgtacctccacagatttgagacgattgcgaggagccagaattggcccgaacagcaatgggcaactgctttgagtacttgcttgagtggtgaagcgctcagtgtgtacggtaggctgacgccgaccgatgcagccaactacgcaagggtgaaagctgctttgctgaagcgatttagattcactgtggaaggattccgggacagatttcggacaggaaagccagctgatggtgagacggctacgcagtatgccgcccgactttgtcattatttcgacagatggattgaactttcagggacagcgcaggagtacgatgaacttagagagctgctaattagagaacagtttcttactagttgccacccaagcctgtcgctgtacttgaaagagaggaaggctgactcacttgaagacatgcttgaattggctgatcaattcttggaagcgcaaggtggcactaatttggccagggtcaagaaggattgtcccgatgattcgaagaaattggctcccgaagaaaagaagcgtgcaccagagagcattccgcgatgttttctgtgcaaccgagtaggtcatcgcgcgaaaaattgtcgaacgatctttacgagccctacggcagtaaaatgtttcaagtgtggtcagactgggcacaaagcagatgcatgtcggaacggagtgagtcaaactcaccaggtatcctgtgtgcaagcagcaccgaaatctgataataatgccgtcactgatggattcgtagagttgaagaatggggagaaaattcctattgtgggggctgtaatgtcaaaacagccaaccggtgttacggagggaatgccaacgcttcctggaaagattgcaggcaagaagattacggttctaagagacaccggtagctccacggttatcgtgaggagaaatttggtacgggaaagagagttgacaggcagaacgaaaccggtttgcctaattgaccgtacggtccgtatgcttcccgaagcagaaattgaggttgaaaccccgtacttcagcgggaaggttactgcgttatgcatgacgacccccctgtatgaccttgtcatcggaaacatcgacggggcgcgagggccaagtgatccagaatgtttgggagaagacccgaagatagagccctcgccaacacagcggccgcgagatacagtggaggaacatcccgtgacggagctcactagagcccaaggtgaagctgcggcgcaagagacagcgaaggagaagacgatcgtgtcgaatcagttcacgggccgagcaaccggacttacgtcggcacgacctcaaccgaccgacagtgaaaaggagacggagttggccagccgggcaaaatgtagaggcattatcaagcgggtaaataaacagacaggacccgtcgaatgtaatgacgcgttaacggtgtcggaagagacaacgatggctgagacgacgcctcaaatatcgtcgttggaaagggctcgccgaaaaagaacgtggaagcacaagaagagatcgagcgagcaccgcaaaaaggggcgcaagcgctgttcgaagtattcaggataa